GGCCGACACCTGCAGCAGCCCGTTGGCATCGATGTCGAAGGACACCTGCACCTGAGGCACACCACGGGGAGCGGGAGGGATGCCGGAGAGGCGGAAGCGGCCCAGTGATTTGTTGTCGGCCGCCATCTGCCTCTCGCCCTGCACCACGTGCACCTCCACCGCCGACTGGTTGGCCTCCGACGTGCTGAACACGTCGGAGCGGCGCACCGGGATCGCGGTGTTGCGCGGAATCAGCACCTTCATCACACCGCCGATCGTTTCCAGTCCCAGCGAGAGGGGGGTGACGTCATTGAGCATCAGGTCGCGCAGTTCACCGGTGAGGATGCCGGCCTGCACAGCCGCGCCGATGGCGACCACCTCATCGGGATTCACCGACTGGCAGGGCTCGCGCGGGATGAGGGTGCGCACCATGTCCTGCACCATCGGCATGCGGGTGGAGCCGCCCACCAGCACCACATCGTCGATCTCTTCGGCGGCCATGCCCGCATCCCGCAGGGCGCGCTGCACCGGCCGCAGCAGTCGGTCGAGCAGATCGGGGCAAAGCGCTTCGAACTGGCGGCGCTCCAGCACCACCTCGATGTGCAGTGGTCCTTCCGGACCGGTGGCGATGAACGGCAGGGACACCGGGGTGCTCGCCACCCCGGAGAGCTCCTGCTTCGCCTTCTCGGCCGCCTCGGTGAGGCGCTGCAGTGCCTGTCTGTCGCGGCGCAGGTCGATGCCGTTGCTGCTCAGGAAGCCGTCGGCGAGCCAGTCGACGATGCGGCGGTCCCAGTCGTTGCCGCCCAGCTGAGTGTCGCCGCTCGTGGATTTGACGTCGAAGACGCCATTGGCGATGCGCAGCAGTGAGACGTCAAAGGTTCCGCCGCCGAGGTCGAACACCAGCACCCGCTTCACCAGGCTGCGATCGAAGCCATAGGCCAGGGCCGCCGCCGTGGGCTCATTGAGAATGCGCTCCACCGTGAGCCCCGCCAGGCGGCCGGCGTCGCGGGTGGCCTGCCGCTGGGCATCGTTGAAATAAGCAGGAACGGTGATCACCGCCGCTTCCACCGGTTCGCCGAGATAGGTGGCGGCATCGTCCACCAGCTTGCGCAGGATGCAGGCCAGCAGCTCTTCGGGCGCGTATTCCCGCTCGGTGGCAGGGCAGACAGCCCGCACGTTGCCCTGGTCGTTGGCACGCACGGTGTAGGGCACGGCCAGGCTGTCGTCGTCGAGCTCGTCCCAGCTGCGGCCCACGAAACGCTTCAGGTTGGCGAAGGTGTTGCGGGGATTCAGCACCAGCTGGCGCCGGGCCGGTTGGCCCACCAGCAGCTCCTGGTCACGGTTGAAGCCCACCACCGATGGGGTGGTGCGTGTGCCCTCGGCATTGGCGATCACCTGGGGACGGCCGCCCTCCAGAACCGCCACCACCGAGTTGGTGGTGCCCAGATCGATGCCGACGATCCGACCCATTGAGCCTCAAACTGAAGGACCAAACTACCGGCTTCCCTGTCGGGCGGCCGCTGCAACGCCTCCCGCTGGCCAGGTTCAAGAGTGGGTCTCAGCCCAGGACCCCGAACCTCTCCAACCCCGCTGAAGGCCCACGGCCAGGCCCATCTGGGGTTGTCGTTAACGCCCTCTTAGTGGAATTCAAGCAGTGGTCGGCACTAGTTTTTGAGTGGACGCTGAACCATTGAGTTGAACCGACCGTCCTCCCGCGCCCACGATCAATGACATCTGCGCCCCACAAAGATCAATTCACGTTGCGGCGCAGGCCAGCGTCAGATCGCCTGATCGACAGTGGTTTTCGCAACCTCACGATCGTACTTGCCTCCTTTGTTGCGATTACCCTGCTGGCGATTTTCGTCACTGTTTTCCAGGGTGCTAGGGAGGCGATGCATGAGTTTGGCCTCTCTTTCCTGACCACCTCCAGCTGGAACCCCGTTGACAACGAATACGGGGCGTTCACGGCCATTTATGGCACTTTGGTGTCTTCGATCATGGCGCTGGTGATTGCCGTCCCGCTCGGGATCGGTACCGCCATCTTCATCACTGAAAATCTCATTCCCCTGCGCTGGCGCGAGGTGATCGGGGTGATGGTGGAGCTGCTCGCCGCCATTCCCTCGGTGGTGCTGGGCTTGTGGGCCATCTTCGTGATGGAGCCGTTCGTGCGGCCCTTTCTGCAATTCATTTACGACACGCTTGGCTGGCTGCCGATCTTCAACTCTCCGCCCCAGGGGCCGGGCATGGCGCCGGCGATCATCATTCTGGTGGTGATGATTCTGCCGATCATCACGTCCATTTCAAGGGACGCCCTCAACCAGGTTCCCACGGAACTGCGCCAGGGAGCCTATGGGGTGGGCAGCACAAGGTGGGTGGCGATTCTCAACGTCATCCTTCCGGCCGCAGTGTCTTCGATCATGGGCGGGATCATGTTCGCGCTCGGACGGGCCATGGGCGAAACCATGGCCGTCACCATGATCATCGGCAACTCGAACAATTTCAGTTTTTCCTTGCTGGCACCTGGCAACACAATCGCTTCGATGCTGGCCAACCAGTTTGGCGAAGCCGATGGGGTGCAGGTTTCGGCGCTTCTCTACGCCGCTTTGATTCTGATGGTGCTCACCTTGACGGTGAACATCATTGCGCAGTGGATCATCAAGAAACTCAGCCTTAAATACTGAATCCCATGACCACCGCCTTTCCTGCAGCTTCAAAGTCGCTTCGCTTCAACCCCTCCCTGAAGCGCAACCGGCTGGATCAATCTTTGACAGCCCTGGCTGGCTTGTTCAGCACTATTGCGGTGCTGCCCCTGGTGCTCGTTCTCCTCTATGTGTTGCTTCAGGGTGGACGCCTGATCAGCATCAGCCTGTTCACCCAGTTGCCGCCGGCACCGGGTCTGGAAGGAGGCGGCATCGGTAACGCCCTGATCGGCACCGTCACGGTGACGTTCATTGCCTCGCTGATCGCCATCCCGGTGGGTGTGGGTGGAGGGGTGTTCCTGGCCGAATACTCCAAGGGAGGCTGGTTTGCGCAGTTCATTCGCGTCGGCAACGACATTCTTGCCGGTGTTCCTTCGATCATCGCTGGTGTGTTCGTGTATGGCGCGATCGTGGCAACGCGGATCTTCTTCGGTCAGTCGTATTCAGCGGCGGCCGGCGGTATCGCTCTGGCGGTGCTGATGTTGCCGACGGTGATCAAAACCACCGATGAGGGTCTCAAGCTGGTTCCTCGCGAGCTCACATGGGGGGCCATCGGCGTGGGCGCCTCCAAGTTCGTGACCGTCACCCGCATCACGCTGCCCAGTGCCTTCACGCCGATTGCCACCGGGGTGGTTCTGGCAATCGCCAGGGCGGCCGGTGAAACCGCACCGCTGATCTTCACAGCCCTCTTCTCTCCCTTCTGGCCGGAGGGCCTCTTCAACCCGATCGCCACCATGTCGGTGTTGATCTTCAACTTTGCGATCATGCCGTTCGAGGCTCAGAACGAACTGGCCTGGGCCGCTTCGTTCGTGCTTGTGGTGATGATCCTCGCGGCGAATCTCTTTGCCCGCTGGCTGCGCCGCTTCGCCTCCAAGTAAGACGGCAAGGCCCCTTCCCCAACCTCACTTCGCCTTCGATCCCACCTCCACCTGAATCCCATGACCTCGACCCTGCAAGCGACACCGGCCCCCAGCACCTGTCTGGCCCTTGAGGACGTCACGATCAGCTACGGCAGCTTCGAGGCGGTGCGGAACGTTCACATGGAGATTCCCGCTGGCAAGGTCACGGCCTTCATCGGACCCTCGGGTTGCGGCAAGTCCACCGTGTTGCGAGCCCTCAACCGCATGAACGATCTGATCGAGGGCTGTACGTTAAAGGGCCGGGTGGTGTTCGACTCCCAGGACATCTATGCCAAGGAGGTGGATCCGGTGGAAGTGAGGCGGCGCATCGGCATGGTGTTCCAGAAGCCGAACCCCTTCCCCAAATCGATCTACGAAAACATCGCCTTCGGTGCCCGGATTAACGGCTACAAGGGCGACATGGATGAGCTGGTGGAGCGCTCCCTGCGCAAGGCCTTCATCTGGGATGAAACCAAGGACAAGCTCAAGGAGAGCGGCAATGCCCTTTCCGGCGGTCAGCAGCAGCGTCTGTGCATCGCGCGCGCGATTGCGGTGGAGCCTGAGGTGATCCTGATGGACGAACCCTGCTCAGCCCTTGACCCGATCTCCACCTTGAAGATCGAGGAGTTGATGCACGAACTCAAGAAGTCCTTTTCGATCGTGATCGTTACCCACAACATGCAGCAGGCGGTTCGGGTCTCTGATCAGACCGCCTTCTTCAATGCAGAAGCCGTGGAAGGCGGCAGCGGCAAGGTGGGCTATCTGGTGGAGTTCAACGACACCGAGCGCATCTTCAACGCTCCGGTGCAACAGGCCACCCAGGACTATGTGACCGGCCGTTTCGGCTGATCAACACCCGGCTTCACTCCCTTGGTCTGCTGCCTGCACAGGCAGATTCACTCCCTTGGTTCGCGGCCTAGCCGGTCGCGAACTGATCGGTGATTTTCATTTGAAATGAATGGTCTGGTTCAAGCAGCGCCTGATCAGTTGTGCGCCGCTGGGCCTCTCCCCGCAGCAACAAAAAAAGACCGGCGCTAAGGCCGGTCTTGGTGAATCTGGACGGAGAGGGAGGGATTCGAACCCTCGATAGAGTTGCCCCTATACAGCATTTCCAGTGCTGCGCCTTCGACCACTCGGCCACCTCTCCAGCGGCTGTCATGGGGCAGGTGGCAATGTAGCAGCAGGCCGTTTGTGGTTCACGTCAGGCGATGACCAAGCGTTTTCCGATCACGGTGCACTGGCGCCAGCAGAACAGGGTGATCCGGCTGGATGTACCGGAGGGGGAGTACGTGCTGCGCAGCTTTGAGCAGCAGGGCCAGCCGCTCCCGTTCAGCTGCCGCAATGGCTGCTGCACGGCCTGCGCCGTGCGCGTGCTCTCGGGTGAGATCGATCAGCGCGAAGCGCTCGGCCTCTCGCAGGAGCTGCGCAAGCGCGGTTATGGCCTGCTCTGCGTGGCCCGCGCCATCGGCCCCCTCGAGGTGGAAACCCAGGATGAGGATGAGGTCTACGACCTGCAGTTCGGCCGCCACTTCGGACGTGGCCGCATTCGCCCCGGCCTGCCGATCGAAGAGGAGTGAGCCCCCAGCCATGCCCCTTCAGCCATAAACGCCCAGCCATGACTCCCCAGCCATGACCATCAGCCTCCAGCCACCGGCCGCCGGCCATCCCTGTCTTTCCCAGCAGGCTCTGCAGGCCTCTGGCCTCAGCGCTGGGGACCTGGAGCGTCTGGCCGGGGTGGCCCGCCGGGCTGCCGCCGCCGGGGGCGCCGAGCTCACGCGTCATTTCGGCAAGCTGCGTCAGATCCGGGAGAAGGGCCGCGCCGGGGATCTGGTCACTGAGGCCGACCTGGCGGCTGAGCAGGCGGTGCTCGCTGTGCTCGCCGCTGAGAGTGCCGGTGTGGCCGTGCTTGCGGAAGAGAGCGGCCACAGTGCCACCCGCTCCGAACTGGAGTGGTGCGTGGACCCGCTCGATGGCACCACCAACTTCGCCCACTCCTTCCCGCTGTTCGCCACCTCGGTGGGTCTCACCTGGCGGGGCACGCCGCTGCTGGGGGCAATCGAAGTGCCGGCCCTGGCGGAGCACTACTGGGCGGCGCCTGGCCTGGGCGCCTGGTGCAACGACCAGCCGATCCAGGTGAGCGGCTGCACCGAGCTCTCCGCCTCACTGCTGGTCACAGGCTTTGCCTACGACCGCACCACCCAGCCCGACACCAACTACACAGAGTTCTGCTGGTTCACCCACCGCAGCCATGGGGTGCGCCGCGGCGGGGCTGCCGCCGTGGATCTGGCCTTCGTGGCGGCCGGCCGACTTGATGGTTACTGGGAGCGCGGCCTTTCCCCGTGGGATCTGGCCGCCGGCGTGGTGCTGGTGGAGCAGGCGGGAGGCATCGTCAGTGCCTACGACGGCACGCCGTTGGTGCTGGCCGACGGGCGGCTGATCGCCACCACCCCCGGCCTGCATCGCGCCTTGATGGATGGGTTGGCCCAGTGCCGGCCGTTGCCAGGCGCGTTGTTCGGCGCCCCTGAGCTCTGAGCGGGCCCCACGCCGCTCCATAGGATCCAGCCGCTCCCCTTCACTTTCCTCTGATTTCCCATGGCCCTGCAACCCGCCGCCGGCGCCAGGGATCTCAATCCCGTCCAGGTGGGCGGCAACCGCCGCCTGCGCGAGCGTCTGGCGGAGGTTTATCGGCTCTGGGGTTACCAGGAAGTGGCGCCCCCGTCGGTGGAACGGCTCGACACGCTGCAAGCCGGCGGCGGCATCGCCGAGCAGGACGTGGTGCGCCTCGCGGCGGAAGAACCGCTGGGCCTGCGGCCTGAGTTCACGGCCTCAATCGCCCGGGCGGCCTCCACCCGCATGGCTGCGCGCCCACGGCCGCTGCGCCTCTGGGCGGAAGGGCCCACCTTCCGCGCCCTCGTGGGTGATGCGGGCGGGCAACGCATCAGTGAGCAACTGCAGAGCGGTGTGGAGCTGCTCGGGGTGCCCACGGCCTCCGCCGATGTGGAGCTGATCCGCCTGCTGCTGGCCTGCACCGAAACGATCGGGTTGGAGCCCAGCCATGAACCCCAGCTGCTGGTGGGCCACCACGGGCTGCTCAGCACCTTGCTCGAACGCTTGCCTTCCCAGCACCGCACTGCCTGTCGCCGTGCC
Above is a genomic segment from Synechococcus sp. MW101C3 containing:
- the dnaK gene encoding molecular chaperone DnaK; this translates as MGRIVGIDLGTTNSVVAVLEGGRPQVIANAEGTRTTPSVVGFNRDQELLVGQPARRQLVLNPRNTFANLKRFVGRSWDELDDDSLAVPYTVRANDQGNVRAVCPATEREYAPEELLACILRKLVDDAATYLGEPVEAAVITVPAYFNDAQRQATRDAGRLAGLTVERILNEPTAAALAYGFDRSLVKRVLVFDLGGGTFDVSLLRIANGVFDVKSTSGDTQLGGNDWDRRIVDWLADGFLSSNGIDLRRDRQALQRLTEAAEKAKQELSGVASTPVSLPFIATGPEGPLHIEVVLERRQFEALCPDLLDRLLRPVQRALRDAGMAAEEIDDVVLVGGSTRMPMVQDMVRTLIPREPCQSVNPDEVVAIGAAVQAGILTGELRDLMLNDVTPLSLGLETIGGVMKVLIPRNTAIPVRRSDVFSTSEANQSAVEVHVVQGERQMAADNKSLGRFRLSGIPPAPRGVPQVQVSFDIDANGLLQVSATDRTTGRQQSVSIQGGSNLSEDEINALLEEAERKAVEDRRKRAEVDRRNRAQTLVAQAERRLRDAALELGPYGAERQQRSVEMALRDVQMLVGGDDPVELDLAVSQLQEALYGLNRRLVSERKSEAGPLQGLKNTLGSLKDDLFADDDDDWDRPGGRDRPRRETWDSAPLNRSAYDAPAAYGPTDYGPPSYGSPTYKPPSFSPPSYGTSTYPTTSYGTPRYRDVDGEAADDASPRNLSSRGRQSFADDNRYRPSGDEDPSAPPPRRVRAAADDPWSED
- the pstC gene encoding phosphate ABC transporter permease subunit PstC, whose translation is MTSAPHKDQFTLRRRPASDRLIDSGFRNLTIVLASFVAITLLAIFVTVFQGAREAMHEFGLSFLTTSSWNPVDNEYGAFTAIYGTLVSSIMALVIAVPLGIGTAIFITENLIPLRWREVIGVMVELLAAIPSVVLGLWAIFVMEPFVRPFLQFIYDTLGWLPIFNSPPQGPGMAPAIIILVVMILPIITSISRDALNQVPTELRQGAYGVGSTRWVAILNVILPAAVSSIMGGIMFALGRAMGETMAVTMIIGNSNNFSFSLLAPGNTIASMLANQFGEADGVQVSALLYAALILMVLTLTVNIIAQWIIKKLSLKY
- the pstA gene encoding phosphate ABC transporter permease PstA, coding for MTTAFPAASKSLRFNPSLKRNRLDQSLTALAGLFSTIAVLPLVLVLLYVLLQGGRLISISLFTQLPPAPGLEGGGIGNALIGTVTVTFIASLIAIPVGVGGGVFLAEYSKGGWFAQFIRVGNDILAGVPSIIAGVFVYGAIVATRIFFGQSYSAAAGGIALAVLMLPTVIKTTDEGLKLVPRELTWGAIGVGASKFVTVTRITLPSAFTPIATGVVLAIARAAGETAPLIFTALFSPFWPEGLFNPIATMSVLIFNFAIMPFEAQNELAWAASFVLVVMILAANLFARWLRRFASK
- the pstB gene encoding phosphate ABC transporter ATP-binding protein PstB, with amino-acid sequence MTSTLQATPAPSTCLALEDVTISYGSFEAVRNVHMEIPAGKVTAFIGPSGCGKSTVLRALNRMNDLIEGCTLKGRVVFDSQDIYAKEVDPVEVRRRIGMVFQKPNPFPKSIYENIAFGARINGYKGDMDELVERSLRKAFIWDETKDKLKESGNALSGGQQQRLCIARAIAVEPEVILMDEPCSALDPISTLKIEELMHELKKSFSIVIVTHNMQQAVRVSDQTAFFNAEAVEGGSGKVGYLVEFNDTERIFNAPVQQATQDYVTGRFG
- a CDS encoding 2Fe-2S iron-sulfur cluster-binding protein; the protein is MTKRFPITVHWRQQNRVIRLDVPEGEYVLRSFEQQGQPLPFSCRNGCCTACAVRVLSGEIDQREALGLSQELRKRGYGLLCVARAIGPLEVETQDEDEVYDLQFGRHFGRGRIRPGLPIEEE
- a CDS encoding inositol monophosphatase family protein, giving the protein MTISLQPPAAGHPCLSQQALQASGLSAGDLERLAGVARRAAAAGGAELTRHFGKLRQIREKGRAGDLVTEADLAAEQAVLAVLAAESAGVAVLAEESGHSATRSELEWCVDPLDGTTNFAHSFPLFATSVGLTWRGTPLLGAIEVPALAEHYWAAPGLGAWCNDQPIQVSGCTELSASLLVTGFAYDRTTQPDTNYTEFCWFTHRSHGVRRGGAAAVDLAFVAAGRLDGYWERGLSPWDLAAGVVLVEQAGGIVSAYDGTPLVLADGRLIATTPGLHRALMDGLAQCRPLPGALFGAPEL